TCACCGGTGTATCAGGAAGTATAAAAGAGGCAATAGAAAAATATAACAAGGGTGATTATAAAACTGCTAAAGGCCCTACATCTGCATCTCATTCTGGTATGCCAGCAAGCAAATAAAATAGGAGGTAAAAAATGCCATTTGGAAAAGGACAAGGATCAGCAGGACAAGGTGGAGGAAGAGGTATGGGAAGAGGAAGAGGAGGAGGTCGAGGCAGGATGGGTGGAACGAGGTCAGGTGCTGGCCCTGGAGGTTATTGTGTATGTCCGTCATGCGGAGAAAAAGTTACACACCAGCCGGGGGTACCATGCTATTCCGTGAACTGCCCTAAATGCGGGGGCAAGATGGTAAGGGGATGATTAAAGAAACGATATTCAAAGAGAACCATGTTAGTTCATTGAGGGTACTGAGTTTTATTTTTAATGCGCTGGCAGAATTAAAAAATGATCCAGTGTGTAAAAGATGCAGTACTTTTGCCGGAAGTATCGATACCGCAAAAGAGTTTTTTATTGACTTTGAAAGGTCGATAAAGAGAAACAGCGATTTACCGGGAGATTTTAGGAAGTTGCTCTTTGATATCTATGCCATATTAGCAGAATTGAATACTTTCGGGAACCTGGTGGAACAAAAGACCATGGGTAAATGTCAGCTTCCTGATGATATTTGTTTTGCCAGGGCGATACTCGAAATGTATAGAAATTGTGAAGTGGGTAATATTCATATGAGAAAAGAGAAAGGAGAAGAAGTGAAATATGAGCAATGACCAAGAGAGTAAAAGTGGCTTGAAATGTTCTACCAAGAATTTGCCAAGCGAAAAGGAGATCGAGGAAATACGGGAGAAGCTTGCCCTGCAGGACAATATAAGCAGGATAAAGCATAAGGTTATTGTGCTATCTGGAAAAGGAGGTGTTGGAAAGAGCACTGTAGCGACAAATATTGCTGTTGCACTTTCGATGAAAGGGCAGAAAGTTGGTTTAATGGATGTTGATATCCATGGTCCGAGTATTCCAAAGATGCTCGGCTTAGAAGGAAATACACTCAGAGGAACAGAAACAGGGCTTGCACCAATTGTATATAATGATAATCTGAGAGTTATGTCTATTGGTTTTATACTCCGTTCCCAGAATGATGCAGTAATATGGAGGGCACCTCTGAAACACAAATTGATAAGAGATTTTCTGACAGATGTAAAATGGGGATATCTGGATTATTTAATTGTTGATTCTCCTCCTGGTACAGGTGATGAACCTATGTCGGTGGTCCAATTGATTGAGAATGCAGACGGTGCAGTCATTGTTACTACACCTCAGGACGTATCACTCATAGATGTACGTAAAGCTATCACTTTTTGTCGACATGTAAATCTCCCTGTGCTTGGAGTTGTTGAGAACATGAGCGGTTTTATCTGTCCTGATTGCGGCAAGACTATAAATATATTCAAAGTCGGTGGAGGAAAAGAAATGGCTTTAGAAATGGGGGTTCCTTTTTTAGGCAGTATTCCTCTCGACCCGCATGTTGTTGAAGCTGGCGACAGCGGAAGGCCTTATCTTCAGTACAATTTGAGTTCTGAAACTGCAAAGGCTTTTGATGGAATAATCAAGCCTTTACTTTCTTTAGAAGATAAAAACAAATAAAAGATTCAGGAGCTTATATGCCAAATTATGAATATAAATGCGAACAATGTGGGCATTCCTTTGAAATTCAGCATTCTATGAAAGAAGCCCCGCTTGTGAACTGTCCTAAATGCGAAGGACGAACAAGAAAAGTAATAACAGGCGGTAGCGGTTTCATTTTAAAGGGGTCCAGGACTAACTATCCTATGGGCAGCAATCTGACTCCACAATGTGGTAGAGAACAGAGCTGTTGTGGACGTAGTACGCCCTGTGAAACAAGACCTTGTGATAAATAATTTTCTTTAAGAATTTCCTTAATTAGAAATCAAAATTGTATTTTAAAAATATTTCGGGAGAGAAAAATGATAATTTCTGTCGCAAGCGGAAAAGGTGGTACCGGAAAAACCACGTTTGCAGTGAATCTGGCTTTAGCATTGAACAATGTGCAATTTCTTGATTGTGACGTTGAGGAACCAAATGCCCATCTGTTTTTAAATCCTTTGATTAAACAAAGGAGTATTGCATCAATACCGATACCGGAGGTTGATGAATCCCGATGCGATTATTGCGGAAAGTGCAGGGATGTATGTTCCTATAATGCAATAGCAGTATTCCCGAAAGATAAAGATTCGAGGGGTGGTATATTAATTTTCCCACATCTTTGTCACGGTTGTGGTGGATGTAGTCTCTTATGCCCTCAGCAGGCAATAAGAGAAGTAAACAAAGAGATAGGGGTTGTTGAAAGGGGGGCAAGCGGAAGCATTGATTTTATACACGGGAAGCTGAATATCGGGGAAATAATGTCACCGCCACTGATCAAACAGGTAAAGGAATATATTGATGTCAGTAAAACGGTTATCATTGATGCTCCACCAGGCACTTCATGTCCTGTTATTGCCTCAATAAAAGGAAGTGACTACTGTATACTTGTGACAGAACCAACACCCTTTGGTTTGAACGATTTAATCCTGGCGGTAGAGGTTGTGAAGAAGATGTCCATCCCCTTCGGCGTAGTTTTGAATCGGTCGGATATTGGAGATCAAAAGGTCGATATTTTCTGTAAAGAGAATAGTATTCCTGTGCTGATGCGTATCCCTTTTGACAGGGACATTGCATTTTTGTATTCTGAAGGAATTCCTCTGGTCAAAAAAAAGAAAGAATACATTCAGAATTTCCAGCAGGTATTTAACCATATTGAAAATGAGCTATCTGTGAAAGGGAGAGCAAAGTGAAACAAATAGTAATAATTAGTGGCAAAGGTGGAACAGGAAAAACTGTACTAACCGCATCTTTTGCAGTTTTGGCCAAAAATAAGGTTATGGTGGATTGTGATGTGGATGCAGCAGATTTGCATCTTTTGTTACACCCTGAGACGAGGGAGAAACACGAATTCAGAAGCGGGGTGACAGCCCGGATTAATTCAGAAATATGCCAGCAGTGCGGCCAGTGCATTTCTGTTTGCCGGTTTGACGCCATAAGTGAAAATTTTGTAGTTGATCCAGTATCATGTGAGGGCTGTAAAATTTGCAGTTATGTCTGTCCTGAAGGTGCGATTACACTCGAAGAAAATGTTTCGGGAGAATGGTTTGTTTCTGATACAAAATATGGGCCTCTTGTCCATGCAAAATTGGGTATTGCTGAAGAAAATTCCGGGAAACTGGTGACGCAAGTGAGGCAGACAGCAAAAGAGATTGCCGAGAAGCAAGGAATGGATTACGTGATCATTGACGGTCCTCCGGGCATTGGCTGTCCAGTCATTGCTTCCATAACTGGTGTCGATTTGTCTTTAATTGTGACCGAACCTACTCTTTCCGGCATTCATGATATGCAAAGAGTTGTTCAGGTATCAAAACATTTCGGTGTTCCTACCAAAGTAGTCATAAACAAATTTGATATTAATACGGCTAATAGCGAGGAAATTAAAAAACTCTGTGATAAAGAAGGAATAGAATTGATGGCAGAAATACCATTTTCCAGAAAAGTGAGCGAATCAATTGTTCAGGGAATACCTTTTGTTGAACACTGTACGAACGGGATATCGAATATTATATCTTCTTTATGGGAGAGGATTAAGTAATTATGGAATATGTTTATGGTCCTGTACCTTCGAGAAGGTTAGGTTTTTCCCTGGGGGTGGATTTAGTCCCTTATAAAACTTGTACCCTCGATTGCATATATTGTCAGCTCGGGAGGACAACTAAAAAAAGCATAAATAGAAAACATTATGCTCAAAGAGATAATGTTCTGAGAGAAATCAATGAAGTTTTAAGCAAGGAACATCAAATAGATTATATAACCTTCTCAGGCTCTGGAGAACCAACACTGAATTCAGACATTGGTGTTTTTATAAGAGATATAAAAGAATTAACAAATATCCCGGTAGCGGTTCTTACCAATAGTACATTAATTTCCGCAGATGATGTTCAGTATGATCTGGTAGGCGCAGATGTTATCTTGCCATCTCTTGATGCCGCCTCCCATGAAATATTTAAAAAGATAAACAGACCTCATAGTTCCCTGAAAATCGAAGCAATTATTGCCGGTCTAAAACGATTCAGAAAGATTTACAATGGCCAGATTTGGCTTGAAGTTATGTTGATAAGAAATATTAACAATAATGCAAAAGAGCTATCTATGATAAGAAATGCCATATCCGAAATACATCCGGATAAGGTTTATCTCAATACAGTTGTAAGGCCCCCGTCCGAAATATATGCAAAGCCACTTAACAAAGATGAAATGATTGCTGCAAAAAACTTTTTAGCTACAAGTTGTGAGGTTATTGCAGAATTTCATGGTGAAAGAGTTGCTGAAACACAAAATGTTGAAGGCGCCATTGTAGAAATGGCTAAAAGACGCCCGTTGACAATTATAGATATAGCGAACGTCCTTGGGATTTCTGAGACTAATGCAAAAAACTGGGTGAATTGCCTGAAAGATGCAGGTGGGTTACAAGAAAAGCAATATAATGGGAAAAAATATTATTCTTACTCAATGAAAAAATAGTGCATATGAAAAAATTTATATTAGTAGAAAAAATCAATATGAAGATAGACAACAAAATATTATAAAAAATTTATGCTTTATCTTTTTGAGTTCTATTATTTTATTTAAAAAGAGTAGTATCTTAGGGAAAACAGATAAAAGGAGGAGAAAAAATGGCAAAAAAATTAGTAATTGATGAAGACTTATGTGAAGGGTGTGAGACTTGCGTTTCACTTTGTCCGGATGTTTTCGAACTTGGAGAAAACGGCAAAGCGCGGATTAAGAATCCTAATGCTATTGATAGTTGCAATGTTCAGGAAGCAATCGAATCATGCCCTGTAGGTGCCATAAGGTGGGAGGAGTAGCAGGAAAGGCAGATATATAGTCAAAAATACTCAAAAAACAGTTGAGCAACCAAACCGCTTGCAAAGAAATGTAACAAAACATGGATAGACATCGCTCCGAGACTTGCTGAAAAGCCATCGGATCATACAATTGTAATAGCTGAATTTTCGGAATAAATGAGAAATATAAGCATAACGATTGTATATGACAATAATCCATATAAAGCAGGATTAAAAACTGCGTGGGGATTTTCCTGTCTTGTAAAGGTAATAGAAAAAACTATACTTTTTGATACAGGCGGAGACGGGTTCCTGTTGTTAAGAAATATGAAGTCACTAACAATTGATCCGACGGAAATAAGTCTGATTTTTCTATCACATATTCATAATGACCATGTGGGAGGGTTATGGAATATTATTGAAAACAATAATAAAGTTACTGTTTGTGTGCCTAAATCTTTTCCTGAAAGTTTTAAAAATGAGGTTAAAGGTCACGGGATAAAAATCATTGAAATTCAGCGTCCTGTGAAGATATGCGACAATGTTTATTCTACTGGTGAACTTGGGGTATTGATAAAAGAACAGTCTTTGATTATACACACGTATGAAGGTTTAATATTAATAACAGGATGCGCGCACCCCGGTATTGTCAATATAGTCAATAAAGCGAAAGATATTTTTAAAGAGGATATCTTTCTGCTTCTGGGGGGTTTTCACCTGAGTGGGAAAAGCAAAGATGAACTGGAAAAAATTGTGTACAGTTTGAAAAAAGCAGGCGTGCGTAATGTAGGGCCCTGCCATTGTTCAGGCGATGCAGCGAGAGCAGTTTTTAAGGAGAAATATCAGATGAATTACATAAATGTAGGTGTAGGGCAGATAATAGATATCAGATACAGGTGAGATGATTCGAGTTCCTTTTATATGCTGCTACAAAGAAGGGAGACCTAAAAATGCCCTGGGTTGATGAGGAAAAATGCACAGGGTGTGGAATCTGTGTTGAGGAATGTCCTGTTGGTGCTAAATCAATGGAAAATGAAAAGGCAGAGATTTATTTCCATATATTGGTTCTCAGTCGAGATGCCTCAGGTAGCGTCAAGCTTTAGAACGTTGTAAGGTTATTAAAAGCGTGATAAGGAGACAAAGGAGATGAAAATACGAATAACAGTGTTGTGTGACAACTTAGTATGTAGATTGGCTGGTTCAGGGGAACATGGGTTTTCAGTTTTTATTGAAACGGATAAAGGAAATTACCTATTCGATACAGGAAGTGGGCATTCTATTGTTGGAAATTCTCTTGTCTTCTGCAAAGACCTCCGGACTATAAGAAAGATATTCCTTAGCCATGGACACTACGATCACACAGGAGGACTTCCTGAAGTCCTCAAGATAAGAGGGAAAGTGTCTGTTCATGCACATCCTGACATATTTTTAGAAAGAATAGCAGTCATTAAAGAAAAAACTAAAGAAATTAAAAGATTTGTGGGAATTCCTTTTAAGAAAAGTTATCTTGAATCCTTAGGAGCAAATTTTATTTTTAATACAAAATTCGTTGAAGTGGAGAAAGGGATTTCTTTAACAGGGCAGGTGCCAAGAAAAACCCCTTTTGAGAAACCGGATCCAAGACTATTTACCGAAGTTAATGGAAAGATAAATCAGGATATTTTGCTTGACGATCAATCTCTTATCCTTGATAGTAAAAAAGGGCTTATCCTGATTCTTGGATGTGCCCACTCGGGAATGATTAATATCATTAACCATGTCATAAATAAAACAAAGAAAGAAAAGATTTATGCTATTTTAGGAGGAACCCATTTAGATTTTTTAACCGCCGAACAACTGGAGAAATCGATCGAGTTTCTTAAGAAAATTGAAGTCGAAAAAATTGGGGTCTCCCATTGCACTGGTTTGAAGGCAGCGTTTCGACTTCAACAGGAATTTGGAGACCGATTTTTCTATGGATGCGTGGGGGGTGTTTTAGAAGTTTGAGTGCAGAACATAAGTAAGAAATTGTGGCTGTAGAAGAGGAATTATACAATGCCATTTGGTTTTGGAAGGTGTAGAAGAAGAGGATTGGGCAAAGCTTTCGGTGAAAGATGTCCTGACAGACCCCCTACTAACTGTATATGTCCTAAGTGTGGTTTCATAATGCCTCATCAGCAAGGTATTCCCTGTTTCCAAACAAGATGTCCACGATGCAGCTCACCGATGGTACGTCAATTTTTTCAATGAGTATAAATAGAATATATTTTATACCGATGAAACTCTGACTGAAACAATGGGCAATAGAAAAGAAGAAAATGTTAAAGAATTAAAAAAGGGACAGAGGATAGCCTTTATTGCAACCTTTGTAACACTTGTTTTAGCAGCTATGAAGGGCGTCATAGGTTATTTATTTGATTCCAGGATTCTGATAGCCGATGCCTTTCATAGCGGAGCTGATCTCCTGGCTATCTTTGCATCATGGTTTGGTCTTTGGATGGCCGCCAGGAAAAAATCTGCAAGATTCCCCTATGGGTTATATAAGGCTGAAACCCTGGTTAGTTTTATAATAGGTGTATTAATAGCATGGGCAGGAGTGGAGTTATTAAAAGAGGGATATCATAAGCTTTCTTATACCGCCTATCCTCAGGCATTTCCATTTTTGCCGGTTATGGCAAGTATCATTTCTATTATTGCCGCCTATTTTATAGCAAAAAAGGAAAAGGCTGTCGGCAGATTAATTAATTCCCAATCCCTGATTGCGAATGCAACCGAATCCTTTTTAGATATCTTTACCTCCATAGTTGTTTTGACAGGCATATTGTTTGCCTATGCAAGGATTCCCTTTATAGAGGGCACTATTATTATGTTGATTTCATTGCTTATTCTCAAATTGGGAATAAAAAACATATGGACATCTCTTCTGGTCTTAATGGACGCAAATCTTGACCCGGAATTGCAATCCGAGATTGAAGAAAACATAAACAAAATCTATGGGGTTAAAGGAGTCAGTGAGGTAAGGATACGCCAATCAGGTCCGCTTAAGATGGTTGAATGCAAGATTGCAACCAGTCCATCACTCTCATTATATAAGGCACATGAACTTGCAAATATCGCAGAAGATTTTATAATTAAAAACTATAAACACATTGAGTCAGTTTTCATCCATGTTGAGCCATCAAGGGATAAGGCTATCTCAGCTATTATCCCTGTTAAGGATATCAACGGTTTGGACTCGAAAGTTCATGGCCATTTTGGCCGGGCCCCTTATTTCATCATATTAAGGCTTGGCAATGATAACAATGAAATAGAGGATTTTTACTATAATGAATTCATTAATGAAAAAAAACATGCAGGGATTAAGGTCATAAAGGCTGTTATTAAATATAAAATTGATGTGTTATTTACATCGCGGGTTGGAGAAATTTCCTTCTATATGCTTAAAAATAACTTTGTTGATATATATAAGACTGAAGAAGGCTGTTCGGTAAGGGAGATTATAGAAAAGTATCGCAAAAATCAAATTGAACGGATTACGTTACCAACACATTCAGTAGAAGAAGCCCATGCAGAAAGTTAAAAGATGCAAGCATAAACCCTCTCAATTGGGAATTAAAGAAATTTTGCGTGCCTACGATATTTCTTCTGGTATATCTGCTTCGATCATACCCCTCGTTGAGGCCGAAGACAGGGGAATAATTGTAGATCTAAAAGAACCTCATAATATTGCATCGAAGATCATCAGATACGATGCCCTTTTCTCAATTGGATTGTCAAAGGAATATGTGGACAAGAGGGAATTAAATTTATTTATATCATTAAGGGAGTTAATTCAGAATGCCTTAGATGAAGAAGAATCGGTTAGCGGGCAACCTCAAGTTCAGTTTGAACAAGACTTACAGGGAACATGGATTATTGACAAAGGTCGCGGTCTTAAATTAGAGGCACTGCGCATGGGAGAAAGCAACAAGGATTGCTGGATGAGGGGATATTTTGGAGAAGGATTAAAACTGGCAGCATCATATCTGACGCTTAATCACATACCGGTCTATATATTTACGAAAGACAAGATTCTTAAATTTTTGGTACTCCCAAAAGATGCTCAAAACCCCGGTATCTTCGTACTCATTGGACGGTCAAAAGAAAAAGTACAGGGAACAAGAATCCTTCTTTATGGATATAAACCTGATCCTGAGTTCATCGAAAAAATAGTGCGCTTCTGGAATAATGAACTTGAGAATAAATTGATTGCAGAGGTAAAATTTTCCTCCAAGGATTGTCCGAAAGAAATGCCTTCTGCAATTTTTGATTTCCCTAATCTGCTTTATATAAGGAATATGTATGTCGGGGAAATGAGTCAGGTTGCTAAAAGAAAATCTCTCCTTAGTTATGACCTCTGGTGGGTCCGGCTTGATATCTCAAGAAAACTGATGACCCAGACTACACCGCAGCTATTCTTTGAGATTGCCAAGTTGCTTGGGCTCTCAGTAGTGGCACGAAAAAAGTTTGTTGAAAAGCTTGTAGAAACAGGGATGCTCAAAACAAGAAGAATCGGAGAAAAACTTGCAATTGAATTTAATCCGATATTCTCTATTGTTGAAGGT
The DNA window shown above is from Nitrospirota bacterium and carries:
- a CDS encoding radical SAM protein — its product is MEYVYGPVPSRRLGFSLGVDLVPYKTCTLDCIYCQLGRTTKKSINRKHYAQRDNVLREINEVLSKEHQIDYITFSGSGEPTLNSDIGVFIRDIKELTNIPVAVLTNSTLISADDVQYDLVGADVILPSLDAASHEIFKKINRPHSSLKIEAIIAGLKRFRKIYNGQIWLEVMLIRNINNNAKELSMIRNAISEIHPDKVYLNTVVRPPSEIYAKPLNKDEMIAAKNFLATSCEVIAEFHGERVAETQNVEGAIVEMAKRRPLTIIDIANVLGISETNAKNWVNCLKDAGGLQEKQYNGKKYYSYSMKK
- a CDS encoding P-loop NTPase, with protein sequence MIISVASGKGGTGKTTFAVNLALALNNVQFLDCDVEEPNAHLFLNPLIKQRSIASIPIPEVDESRCDYCGKCRDVCSYNAIAVFPKDKDSRGGILIFPHLCHGCGGCSLLCPQQAIREVNKEIGVVERGASGSIDFIHGKLNIGEIMSPPLIKQVKEYIDVSKTVIIDAPPGTSCPVIASIKGSDYCILVTEPTPFGLNDLILAVEVVKKMSIPFGVVLNRSDIGDQKVDIFCKENSIPVLMRIPFDRDIAFLYSEGIPLVKKKKEYIQNFQQVFNHIENELSVKGRAK
- a CDS encoding ferredoxin, producing MAKKLVIDEDLCEGCETCVSLCPDVFELGENGKARIKNPNAIDSCNVQEAIESCPVGAIRWEE
- a CDS encoding MBL fold metallo-hydrolase, producing MRNISITIVYDNNPYKAGLKTAWGFSCLVKVIEKTILFDTGGDGFLLLRNMKSLTIDPTEISLIFLSHIHNDHVGGLWNIIENNNKVTVCVPKSFPESFKNEVKGHGIKIIEIQRPVKICDNVYSTGELGVLIKEQSLIIHTYEGLILITGCAHPGIVNIVNKAKDIFKEDIFLLLGGFHLSGKSKDELEKIVYSLKKAGVRNVGPCHCSGDAARAVFKEKYQMNYINVGVGQIIDIRYR
- a CDS encoding 4Fe-4S binding protein, with the translated sequence MPWVDEEKCTGCGICVEECPVGAKSMENEKAEIYFHILVLSRDASGSVKL
- a CDS encoding Mrp/NBP35 family ATP-binding protein, translated to MSNDQESKSGLKCSTKNLPSEKEIEEIREKLALQDNISRIKHKVIVLSGKGGVGKSTVATNIAVALSMKGQKVGLMDVDIHGPSIPKMLGLEGNTLRGTETGLAPIVYNDNLRVMSIGFILRSQNDAVIWRAPLKHKLIRDFLTDVKWGYLDYLIVDSPPGTGDEPMSVVQLIENADGAVIVTTPQDVSLIDVRKAITFCRHVNLPVLGVVENMSGFICPDCGKTINIFKVGGGKEMALEMGVPFLGSIPLDPHVVEAGDSGRPYLQYNLSSETAKAFDGIIKPLLSLEDKNK
- a CDS encoding P-loop NTPase, with amino-acid sequence MKQIVIISGKGGTGKTVLTASFAVLAKNKVMVDCDVDAADLHLLLHPETREKHEFRSGVTARINSEICQQCGQCISVCRFDAISENFVVDPVSCEGCKICSYVCPEGAITLEENVSGEWFVSDTKYGPLVHAKLGIAEENSGKLVTQVRQTAKEIAEKQGMDYVIIDGPPGIGCPVIASITGVDLSLIVTEPTLSGIHDMQRVVQVSKHFGVPTKVVINKFDINTANSEEIKKLCDKEGIELMAEIPFSRKVSESIVQGIPFVEHCTNGISNIISSLWERIK
- a CDS encoding MBL fold metallo-hydrolase; translation: MKIRITVLCDNLVCRLAGSGEHGFSVFIETDKGNYLFDTGSGHSIVGNSLVFCKDLRTIRKIFLSHGHYDHTGGLPEVLKIRGKVSVHAHPDIFLERIAVIKEKTKEIKRFVGIPFKKSYLESLGANFIFNTKFVEVEKGISLTGQVPRKTPFEKPDPRLFTEVNGKINQDILLDDQSLILDSKKGLILILGCAHSGMINIINHVINKTKKEKIYAILGGTHLDFLTAEQLEKSIEFLKKIEVEKIGVSHCTGLKAAFRLQQEFGDRFFYGCVGGVLEV
- a CDS encoding cation diffusion facilitator family transporter: MGNRKEENVKELKKGQRIAFIATFVTLVLAAMKGVIGYLFDSRILIADAFHSGADLLAIFASWFGLWMAARKKSARFPYGLYKAETLVSFIIGVLIAWAGVELLKEGYHKLSYTAYPQAFPFLPVMASIISIIAAYFIAKKEKAVGRLINSQSLIANATESFLDIFTSIVVLTGILFAYARIPFIEGTIIMLISLLILKLGIKNIWTSLLVLMDANLDPELQSEIEENINKIYGVKGVSEVRIRQSGPLKMVECKIATSPSLSLYKAHELANIAEDFIIKNYKHIESVFIHVEPSRDKAISAIIPVKDINGLDSKVHGHFGRAPYFIILRLGNDNNEIEDFYYNEFINEKKHAGIKVIKAVIKYKIDVLFTSRVGEISFYMLKNNFVDIYKTEEGCSVREIIEKYRKNQIERITLPTHSVEEAHAES
- a CDS encoding zinc ribbon domain-containing protein, with the translated sequence MPNYEYKCEQCGHSFEIQHSMKEAPLVNCPKCEGRTRKVITGGSGFILKGSRTNYPMGSNLTPQCGREQSCCGRSTPCETRPCDK